The Labeo rohita strain BAU-BD-2019 chromosome 10, IGBB_LRoh.1.0, whole genome shotgun sequence genomic interval TCGTTTTGGGTCATCCTTGGCTGGTTCGTCACAATCCCAAAGTGGATTGGGGTCAAGACTCCATATCTTCATGGGGGGAGTCGTGTTTTTCTAACTGTCTTGTGTCTGCCTATCCTTCTGTGTCTCGTTCTCTGTTGCAGGAAGAGTCGGTGAACCTGTCAAACGTGCCTACGGAGTACCTCGACCTGAAGGAAGTGTTCAGTAAGTCCAGGGCTGCTTCTCTCCCTCCGCATCGTCCCTATGACTGTGCCATAGAGTTATTGCCAGGTATGTCTCCGCCTAAGGGCAAATTATACTCGCTTTCTGTTCCAGAAAGGGAGGCCATGGAGAAATACATTTCTGATTCTCTGGCAGCCGGGCTCATTCATCCTTCCTCTTCTCCCGCTGGGGCaggtttcttttttgttaaaaagaaGGATGGCTCCTTGCGGCCTTGTATTGACTCCCGGAGGGCTGAACAGCATCACGGTTAAGAATACTTATCCTTTGCCGTTGATGTCTTCAGCTTTCGAGAGGTTGCAGGGAGCATCCGTTTTTTCCAAATTGGATTTGCACAATGCCTATCATCTGGTTCGCATCAGGGAGGGGGATGAGTGGAAGACCGCTTTTAACACCCCCAGGGGGCACATTGAATACCTGGTGATGCCCTTTGGGCTGTCCAATTCGCCCGCGGTCTTTCAGGCTCTCGTTAATGACGTGCTGAGAGATATGGTCGACCGTTTCATTTATGTCTACCTGGACGACATAttgattttttcttcttctctccaGGAACACGTTCAGCACGTCAGGCGAGTGCTCCAGAGGCTGCTAGAGAATGGGCTTTTTGTCAAGGCGGAGAAATGCGTTTTTTATGCACAGTCCGTTTCTTTTCTGGGGTATATCGTCTCGTCCGAGGGAATTCGCATGGATCCCGACAAGGTTAAGGCTGTGGTGGATTGGCCAACCCCTGATTCCCGCAAGGCCCTGCAGAGGTTTCTGGGGTTCGCTAATTTTTACCGGCGTTTTATTCGCAATTTCAGCCAACTAGCCGCCCCTCTGACTGCCTTAACCTCCTCCAGGACGACGTTCAGGTGGTCTGATGCCGCCAACGTTGCATTTTCCAACCTAAAGAGCCGCTTCGTTTCGGCTCCCATTCTTGTTGCCCCTGATCCCACACGTCAGTATGTGGTGGAGATTGACGCATCAGAGGTGGGGGTAGGTGCGGTTCTTTCCCAGCGCTCTCCCTCGGACAACAAGATGCACCCCTGCGCGTTCTTTTCTCATCGTATGTTGTCTTCAGAGCGTAATTACGATATTGGTAACAGAGAGCTGTTGGCGGTTAAGCTAGAGTTGGAGGAATGGCGTCATTGGTTAGAGGGTTCGGGGGTGCCCTTCATCGTCTGGACCGATCATAAGAACCTCGAGTACATCAGGTCTGCCAAACGTCTTAACTCCAGACAGGCTCGGTGGGCCCTTTTTTTCGGTCGTTTTGATTTTTCCATCTCTTATCGTCCGGGGTCTAAAAACATCAAGCCCGATGCACTTTCTCGAGTTTTCGATCATTCGGAACGTTTTTCCACTCCCGAGCGCATCATTCCTGAGGGGCTGGTTATTTCTGCCCTCACTTGGGAGGTGGAAACTAAGGTCCGCGCAGCCTTAGAAGGGCTAACGCCCCCGTCCGGGTGCCCACCGAGTCGTTTGTTTGTGCCGGAGAATTTACGGTCCGACGTTATTCAATGGGCTCATTGTTCTAAGGTGGCTTGCCATCCAGGAATTAATCGCACTAAGTTTCTGGTTAAACAACGGTTCTGGTGGTCTTCTTTGGCCCGCGACACTCGAGAGTTTGTTTTGGCTTGTTCAGTCTGTGCGCGTGCTAAGACTTCCAGTCGTCCTCCGGAGGGGTTACTCCAGCCGTTGTCAGTCTCTTCGAGACCCTGGTCCCACATCGCTCTCGATTTCGTTTCCGGTCTCCCACCCTCCCAGGGTAATACGGTTGTTTTGACCATTGTGGACCGGTTCTCGAAGGCGGCTCATTTTATTCCCTTGCCCAAATTACCTTCTGCCAAGGAGACAACGGCTACTGTCGTTGATCACGTCTTTCGCATTCATGGCCTCCCGATGGACGTGGTCTCTGACAGGGGTCCCCAGTTTATTTCCAAGTTTTGGAGGGAGTTTTGTCGTCTGTTGGGGGCGAGTGTTAGTCTGTCCTCGGGTTTCCACCCTCAGAGCAACGGGCAGACTGAGAGAGCCAATCAGGATCTCGAAAGAGTGTTGCTGTGTTTGGTCTCCCAGAATCCGTCTTCCTGGAGCCAACAGCTCTCATGGGTTGAGTACGCACATAACTCGTTACCAGTTTCGTCCACAGGCCTCTCACCGTTTGAGTGTAGTTTAGGTTACCAGCCACCTATTTTTCCCAGTCTGAATTCCGAAGTCGCGGTCCCCTCCGCCCACGCCTTTGTTCAGAGGTGCCATCGCACTTGGAGAAGAGCCCGAGAGACTCTTCTCCAGGTGGGGGCGCACCAAGGCTCAAGCCGATCGCCACCAGTCTGAGGCTCCCGTTTACGTCGTTGGTCAAAAAATGTGGCTTTCTTCCAGGAACATTCCGCTTCCCTCCATCTGTAACAAACTAGCAACCAAATTCATAGGCCCTTTCACTGTCACTAAAATCATTAGTCCAGTGGCAGTCCGCCTCAAACTTCCTCCAGCGTACAGGAGAATTCATCCCGTTTTTCACGTTTCTAAAATCAAGACCGTCTTTCGTTCTCCCATTAATCCGCCTGCCCCGGTTCCTCCACCGCCACGTCTCGTAGATGGGGAACTTACTTATTCGGTCCGTCGCATTCTGGACTCGAGGCGGAGGGGACGTGGAATTCAGTActtggtggactgggagggTTACGGTCCAGAGGAGAGAAGTTGGGTTCCGGCCAGGGACATTCTGGATCACTCCCTTATTGATGATTACAATCTACGGGTAGGTTCCTCTGGGAGCGCCGGGAGGCGCTCCTAGGGGGAGGGGTACTGTCACGGTTCATGGGTTTACTTACTCTTCCttgctgtgtctgtgtgtgtgagtgtgggCGTGGCTGGGCTTCGTTGACGAGCTGAGCAGGTTCAGCTGCGGCTCGTTAACACCGCTATTTAAGATCAGCTCTGTTTGTCTCCTGTTGTCAGATCGTCTGGTTGTTGTCGCTCTCCTTGGATGTACTTCCACTCTTCGTGTCATCCGGTTTAGGATTCCGGTTCCCTTCCTCGTCGTCTCCTGCTCCAATCTGTCGGCGTTTGGTTGCCTGCTGCTCCCTGTGACACCAGCCTCTCTCCACCCGTGCTCGACCAGCTTCCTGACCCACGTGTGGACTGTAATCTAATTATTGTCAATAAACTGTTACTTTGCATCGTGCATTTGAATCCAGACTCGTTTGTTGTAATACCACCTCCAAGCCATAAAACATCGCTGGTCTTACTACGGTCTTGTAAACTTTCCCTTTCACCCTTGCAGGTACCCTTCTATCACATATCACTCCTGGCACTCTTCTCCACCCACTCCACCCTGCCTACACTCTCTTCTTTACTTCTCTACCACACTCTCCATTACTTTGGACAACTGACCCCAAATATTTAAACTCATCTACCTTGAACACATCTGCTCCTTGTAACTGCACCGTTCTGCTTCCCTCTCTCCCATTTATGCACATATACTCTATCTTGCTCCTACTGACTTTCATTCCCCTTCTGTCCAGTGCATACCTCCACCTCTTTAAACTCATCTCCACCTGTTCCCTACTCTCGCTACAAATCACAATATCATCTGCAAACATCCTAATCCATGGTGGTTCCTCCCTGATCCTATTCATCAACCTGTCCATCACCATTGCAAAAAACAAAGAGCTAAGAGCAGATTCTTGATGCAATCCCACCTTCACCTTGAACCAGTCAGTCATTCCTGCTGCACACCTCACTGCTGTCACACTGTCCTCATACATATCCTGCATCAACCTCACATACTTCTCTGCCACACCCTTCTCAGACTCCTGTCATAAGCCTTCTCTAAATCCACAAACACGCAATGCAACTCTTTCTGGCCTTCTCTGTACTTCTCCAACAACACTCTTAAAGCAAATATTGCATCTGTAGTGCTCTTCCCTGGTACGAACCCATACTGCTGCTCACAGATCATCACCTGTCCTCTCAGTCGGGCTTCCACTACCCTTTCCCATAACTTCATTGTGTGGCTGATCAACTTTATGCCCCTGTAGTTACTGCAGCACTGCACATCTCCTTTGTTCTTATAGATTGGTACCAGTACACTTCTTCTCCACTCTTCAGGCATGCTCACACTTTCCAAAATTTCATTGAACAACCGGGTTAAAAACTTCACTGCCATCTCTCCTAAGCATCTCCATGCCTCCACTGGTATCTCATCTGGACCAACCGCCTTTCCACTTTTCATTCTTTTCATAGCTGCCCTCACTTCATCCTCACTAATTCTCTGGACTTCCTGATTCACTATTTCCACATCACCCAaccttctctctctttcattttcTACATTCATCAGTTCCTCAAAATACTCCATCCACCTTCTCAACACAATCTCCTCACTTTTCAGCACATCTCCAACTGGATCCTTTATCACCCTAACCTCTCACATGTAACCATCACATCCTTCCCAGCTCTATCCCTCTGTCTAACCAATCGGTACAGTTCGTTTTCCCCTTCCTCAGTGTTTAGCTTCTCATACAGCTTGTCATACGCTTTTTCCTTAGCTTTCGCCACCTCTTTCTTTGCTTTGTGCTGCATCTCCTTGTACTTCTGACTACTTTCTTTATCTTTCTGAATATCCCAATTCTTTTTCGCTAATTTCCTTTTCCTTATGCTTTCCTGTACTTCCTCATTCCACCACCAAGCCTCTTTGTCTTCCTTTGTCTTCCTTTCTCTGTCCAGATGTCATACCAAGTACCTTTCTAGCTGTCTCCCTCACCACCTCTGCAGTGGTCACCCAATCACTCTGTAACTCTTCACCACCACCGAGTGCCTGTCTCACCTCTTCCCTGAAATTCACACATTTTTCCTCCTTTAACTTCCACCATTTTAACCTTGGAACAGTCCTCACTCTTTCTCTTCACCTCCAAAGTCATCCTACAAACTACCATCCGATGCTGTCTAGCTACACAATTCCCTGCCACCACCTAACAGTCTTTGATCTGCTTCAGGTTGCATCTTCTGCACAGGACATAGTCCACCTGTGTGCACCTTCTTCCACTCTTATAGTTCACCCTGTGCTCCTCCTTCTTCTTAAAATATGTGTTTATCACTGCCATTTCCATTCTTTTTGCAAAATCTACCACCATCTGCCCTTCTGCATTCCTTTCCTTGACACTGTACCTACCCATCACCTCCTCATCACCTCTGTGGCAGGTAGCAGTACCTGTGGCGGTCGTTATTAACCCGGGCCACGACCGATTCGGTATGAACATATGGTTTATGATCAACATGTTTAATTTGGCACAGGTTTTACAGCGGATGCCCTTCCTGATGCAACCCTCCCCACTTGGCTGGGCTTGGGACTGGCACTGAGAGTGCACTGGCTTGTGCAACCCCAAATTTTCTACCAAATTTtgtacatgtacgtgaaacatagctcgaggggcacttcgttgaaattttataggtagcgctatcaagccattttgacaCACCCaattctgaaacccatatcagatcaaattttcaccactttttggtgtgtgtgtaaagtttcattagttttcgagcatgtttaggctctcaaaaatccaatttattttggagaagaagaagaatctgagcaattccaataggctCCTCACACCActggtgctcgggccctaatggCAGACCCTGACTAGAGCGGGGGAAACTCACACCCAACTGCATTCTGTGTGCTAGAGATAAAATCAgaggacatttttcaaaatattataactttaattgctaCAATTTAATTCCCATAATTTTGAATTCTCAAAATactatgactttaatctcataatttaagattttttttttttttttaacatggcactaaacATCATCGTGATAGGGCAACCTGTCTGTTGAAGGAAGAAAGGAGGTTttccaaaagacaaaatgagaCTGAGCAAATTTACATTTCATGATGTGCTGTTCCTATAAAGAGATCATACATCAATCTCATGATACTATTTTTATACAGTGTccccaaaaagtatttaaaaacttaaatactAAAGACTTCACCAtaactacactgaccaaaattataaacgcaacacttttgtttttgcccccatttttcataagctgaactcaaagatctaaaactttttctatgcacacaaaaggcctatttctctcaaaaattgttcacaaatctatctaaatctgtgttagtgagcacttctcctttgccgagataatccatccacctcacaggtgtggcatatcaagatgctgattagacagcatgattattgcacaggtgtgctttaggctggccacaataaaaggccactctaaaatgtgcagttttatcacacagcacaatgccacagatgttgcaaattttgagggagcgtgcaattggcattccgactgcaggaatgtctaccagagctgttgcccgtgaattgaatgttcatttctctatcataagccgtctccaaaggcgtttcaaataatttggcagtacatccaaccggcctcacaaccacagaccacgtgtaaccacaccagcccaggacctccacatccagcatcttcaccttcaccttcatcctcatcggggtgttgacctgactgcagttcgtcatcgtaacggacttgagtgggcaaatgctcacattcaatggcgtctggcactttggagaggtgttctcttcacggatgaatcccggttttcactgtacagggcagatggcagacagcgtgtatggcatcgtgtgggtgagcggtttgctgatgtcaacgttgtggatcgagtggcccatggtggcggtggggttatggtatgggcaggcgtatgttatggacaacaaacacaggtgtattttattgatggcattttgaatgcacagagataccgtgacgagatcctgaggcccactgttgtgccattcatccatggccatcacctcatgttgcagcatgataatgcactggcccatgttgcaaggatctgtacataattcctggaagctgaaaacatcccaattcttgcatggccagcatactcaccggacatgttaCTCATTAAAGATGTTTGGGATGccctggatcggcgtatacaacagcatgttccagttcctgccaacatccagcaacttcgcacagccattgaagaggagtggaccaacattccacaggccacaatcaacaacctgatcaactctatgcaaaggagatgtgttgcactgcgtgaggcaaacaGTATTACCCATTCTCTCGAAAAAGAAACTTGtaatcttgagcgcaaatggaaaaaaaaaaaactaacttggaCGTTTTTAGAATTGTATGGAAAAACAGTATGTCCAGAtatagacaggctttaaaagctgccagggctgagcatatctgcaaacttatagaaaataaccaaaacaatccaaggtttttatttagcacagtggctagattaacaaataatcagACGCCACCCCATCTAAATATTAccttacagtttaatagtaatgactttatgaatttcttcactgataaaatagatatcatcagaaatacaataaccattGTAGATTCTACTGAATCTAATACAGGAAAGACAGGAAAAgctaaataaactcatcactattagatcccgtacccactaaattactgaaagaattgttacctgtagTAGAAGAAACGCTTCTCAAcattatcaactcatcgttatctttaggtcacatcccaaaaccattcaagctggcagttattaagcctcttattaagaaaccacaactagatcCTAGTGAACTGGTaaattacagacccatttctaatcttccgtTTATGTCTAAAATTGTAGAGAAAGTTGTATCTGCTCAAATGTGCTccttcttgcaaaaaaattatatctatgaagaatttcagtcaggtttcaggccccatcatagcacagaaactgcactttttaaaataacgaaTGACTTGCTTGTTgcatcagaccaaggctgcatctcattgctagttttacttgatcttagtgctgcgtttgacactatagatcatgacatactaatagatcgactacaaaactatgcgggtatccaagggcaggctttaagatggtttagatcctacccgTCTGAttgctaccactttgtttatttaaatggggagtcatctcagttatcgcCAGtgaagtatggagtgccacaaggatctgtcctaggtcctctgctattttcaatatacatgccatcccttggtaatattattagaaaatacgggattagttttcattgttatactgatgatactcaactatatatctcaacaaaaccagatgaaacttctaaattatcgaagttaacagagtgtgttaaaaatgtaaaagattggatgaccaataattttctcttattaaattcagataagacagagatattacttattggaccaaaaaacagtacacagaATCTCTTGGCTTACAATCTACAACTAGACTGATTTACTGATACTTCCACaacagtcaaaagtctgggtgttatattagactgTAACTTGtctcttaaaaatatttctcatgttacaacaGCATTCTTCcgtcttagaaacattgccaagctacaaaacatgttacctgtttctgatgcagaaaagctagttcatgcattcatgacctctagactggactattgtaatgcactactaggtggttgtcctgcatcttcaataaacaagctacagatagtccaaaatgcagctgctagagtccttaccaggtcaagaaaatatgatcatattaccccaatttcaaattggctacctattaggttccgcatcagctacaaaatattacttcttacctataaggcccttaacggtttagctcctgcgtacctaactagtcttctaccacgctacaatccatcatgCTCCCTAAGGTTGTAAAACTCTGGACTTTTGGTAGTTCCTAGGAgggcaaagtccactaaaggaggtagagctttttcgcatttggctcccaaactctggaataaccttcctgataacgttcggggttcggacacactctctctgtttaaatctagatgaAAGACGCTTCTTTtcagccaagcattcaaataatgcatctcataaacttcgactgcagttatatctgatcaaatgcacattattaatcttgaacaaatctttctttgcttggtttgaacagcagctatgctaattatgttcctatttgttctctgtttctgccatgggattgacctctcgtggtaactaggaattcacaggCTTCAGTCTGGATCCAAAACACTTAAGAAGATATGATgtcaacccctcagaggacttcagatgatgccaaccctgaaacaacatacagcactaccgaattttgctactaatttatagtgttctttgtctgtttgattacgtcattaattgatctttaccatacatctctgccatatgtacatcaaacttgacatagtcaccactagtaagctactactaaatatattgtaaaaactttagtTTGctttaaagttgctttgcaacaatatgtatcgtgaaaagcgctatacaaataaatttgagttgaattgaatttttccaggaaaacctaggactagttcacaaaagtaggttttttacatattcttagtaatttaacaaacaatttaattgacagcagttctagaggcaaagtggGGTACAGAATaaggagttctatcatatgatacaaatattgcgtgtatgtgcaaaaaaaacacataatgtaCAGTCATTTTTGCCCTTGGAAAATGTGATTTTACTACCCAGTGgctaatttctttcaaatttctctcagaccatTCGGGCCGTGAGTCGAATTTCGTTCTCATCGGCCtttgttaaccttgtctaacagatGCTCAAACTTCGTTGAccaatggcagccatgttttttgagaaaacacaaatgtccttatagacacttgtagCAGTTCGGACCAGGCCTGTGCACACCggttttcatgtttaaaagaCAAATAGTTGCGCGGttattgccattttttttccctcttatagcgccaccaactggccaAACTCTGCATTTTTTCCCtatgacctcagattgagctcaaaagttcaacttttttttataataattgatattcactctctaGAGATTCCTGCTGCACTGTTTTGGTTCTGACTGGGtgaaaaaagtaggttttcgaAGAATGCAAAAACTTCGTCTGGCTCATGATCTGGATTCCAATGACATAAGACATTTGAGCCTGTGACTGATGGTTTAGGACTCATAAGCAAAGCGATTTCTTaattttgatcgctgtagcatCTCCATCAGGCTGACTGGGGTaagccttggtgacgttgtcagtggtgtgagtactaacatccctccaagtttcaagtctgtatgacttacggtttggtctgcacaatcagttttagaTGGAGATCGCTGTGTAGATTGATTACAATATGGTTTCAGCATTACGTGCTTAAAACCCTAATAATTTATTTGGTTACtgaaacagtaaaaaaatatactgaactCTTACTGCAATATGCAGATAATGTAAATCACATTTTCTTACTTCAGACAAAGTACTACCAATAATAAAACGCCTTGggaaaaaaggatttttttttaaataatattaaagagtGTGAAATCATAAAACTGCTGTGacaattgcattttaaatatttttattctaaatatgCACTTAAAACCTGTATATAACCTATATTCATTCAAGACCTTATAAACTGTAATGAATTGTACATCTTTAAACATTCACCTATTTAGTTAGTATGTTTTGCATGAAAAGATGATTAATTAGAAGTACTGCAATATATTATAACAACATTATCATTATCACCTCTTGTTTCATTAACACAGTGTGTGATTTCTTGTGTTGTGATAGTTGAGGGTGTTGTTGTGTCAGTGGTCATGTTGTCTATGTTCCCGTTGATGGTGTTGCTGTCATGTCAGTGGGTGTTGATGATGTTGTCATGTCAGTGGTCACTGATGATGTTGTCATGTCAGTGGGCGTTGATGATGTTGTCATGTCAGTGGTCACTGATAATGTTGTCATGTCAGTGGTCGTTGATGATGTTGTCATGTCAGTGGGCGTTGATGATGTTGTCACGTCAGTGGGCGTTGATGTTGTTGTCACGTCAGTGGGCGTTGATGATGTTGTCACGTCAGTGGTCGTTGATGATGTTGTCACGTCAGTGGTCATTGATGATGTTGTCATGTCAGTGGTCGTTGATGGTGTGGTTGTCTCAAGAGTGGTTGTTGTTGTCTTGCGAGTGGTTGTTGATGGTGTTGTTGTCTTGCGAGTGGTCGGTGGACTTCTTGTGCTTGGCACAACTCTGGTATCTTCCTCCGAAGATTCACGTGAGTTAGATTCGTTTGAATCAGAATTCTCTTGGGACCGTGAATCATCCCTGTCTCCTCTGCTTGAATCATTTTCCTCTGAACTGAATCTAGATTGCACAGATTCTGATGAATCAAATCTTCTGCGCAAAGGAAACTGAGGATTTAAACAGTtgacaatttttattaataatagtactGTATGTTGTATGTTATTAACAGTaacacttcatttaaaaaaaaaacatattacataCTGGTTTTGAAAAGACTGATGCAACAAACAACATCAGTAGCATTGCATGTAATGTCTTCATCCTGCAAAATAAATGCACCAAAAGAACCTAATGTGAAACTATTATTCTCTGATTATGTCAAATAGTGTTTACCACATTACTTGTACTCATTGATTATTCAGTTACTACtaataaagataaattaaaaagccataaacataacattaaacAACATAACACAGATACGAATGGTTTACCTTGCGCAGATGTTCTTGTCCAGTTATTGTAATGTGACAGTCTGTATTTACTCTGACATCTGTGGTACTGTGCCTTAAATACTGGATGGATGTGAATAAACCAGGGCTTGGTCCAGTGAATTCCTGTGATAATGACGTGACAAGGAAACATTAGTGCAGCTTCCGGGTCTCTACCAAACTGCAAAATCTGTGTGTAGTAATCCAAACGAGAGTGTAAATTACACAACACTGCA includes:
- the LOC127172615 gene encoding integumentary mucin C.1-like, yielding MKTLHAMLLMLFVASVFSKPFPLRRRFDSSESVQSRFSSEENDSSRGDRDDSRSQENSDSNESNSRESSEEDTRVVPSTRSPPTTRKTTTPSTTTRKTTTTTLETTTPSTTTDMTTSSMTTDVTTSSTTTDVTTSSTPTDVTTTSTPTDVTTSSTPTDMTTSSTTTDMTTLSVTTDMTTSSTPTDMTTSSVTTDMTTSSTPTDMTATPSTGT